A single window of Nicotiana sylvestris chromosome 3, ASM39365v2, whole genome shotgun sequence DNA harbors:
- the LOC138887969 gene encoding uncharacterized mitochondrial protein AtMg00860-like: MVLAQKEIDFLRMHFAQGEYSPGPHICQELLKFLDTNLTTKQIQQFLGVINYVRDFIPNIYIYISPLTEMLKKNVPSWGEKQDEAVKKIKEISKNVKSLYIPSDGKKILQTDASHE; the protein is encoded by the coding sequence atggttcttgctCAAAAGGAGATTGATTTTCTCAGAATGCATTTTGCCCAAGGGGAATATAGTCCAGGACCACATATATGTCAGGAATTACTCAAATTCCTGGATACCAACCTCACAACAAAGCAGATCCAACAGTTCTTGGGTGTAATAAATTATGTAAGAGATTTTATCCCAAATATCTATATATACATTTCACCGCTCACAGAAATGCTCAAGAAAAATGTTCCATCATGGGGAGAGAAACAGGATGAAGCagtcaaaaaaataaaagagatatCTAAAAATGTCAAGTCTCTCTACATCCCTTCAGATGGAAAGAAGATACTGCAAACTGATGCCAGCCATGAATAG